A stretch of DNA from Verrucomicrobiota bacterium:
TGAAGAGGCAAAGGAAATTCACAATAAATGGACGGTTGATAACTGAAACAAAGCCTGCTTAAACACCCAAGAAGATTAGGATTCCCTATACAACTGTGAAACGTCGCTTTTATCTGCTTATTGCTCCCTTGATTATTTCCTTGGTTTGTCAAAGCCTCCCCGGCCAAACAAACCAAAGTGAAATTACGTTCGCAGATCCGATTGCATCCATCATACACACCAACTGCTCGGGTTGCCACAACCCAAATGGCATAGGCCCTTTCAGCTTGGTCACGTATGAAGAGATAAGTAGGAGGTCCCGCCAGATTACTGAAGTCATACATACTCGCTTCATGCCTCCCTGGAAGCCGGATCCCGGATTCGGGCCACCGCTGCAAGGCGCCAGGTACCTATCCGAAAGTGAGATCGAGTTAATCAACGAGTGGGCACGTCTGGGAAGTCCTTCAGGCGATCTCGAAAAGGCACCTACTCCACCTCTGTTAGTAAATGAATGGAAGCTGGGTGAACCTGATTTAGTGATCGACCTTTCTGAGGCCTACATGCTTCCAGCTGAGGGCCTGGACGTCTATCGGAATTTTGTTATTCCATTGCCGATTGAAGATACAATTTATGTTCGAGCCTTTGAGCTTCTGCCCGAAACTCGTCTCGCTATTCATCATGCCTTGCTGATGTTTGACCCAACCAATCGATCGAGACTACAAGATGAATCCGAGTCGGGTCCCGGTTACGATGGCATGGGGATTGGTTCCAGCAAACCTCCTTCGGGGCACATCGTTGGCTGGACTCCCGGCCAGGTGCCTTATCAAGCCTACCCGGGCACTGCCTGGGAACTGAACCCCGGAACCGACCTGGTACTGCAGCTCCACATGCTACCGAGCGGAAAAGCTGAACAAATAAATCCGAAGATCGGTTTATACCTGAGCAAAGAACCTCCTAGTAAACCGTCCTTCGTTTTCCAAATGCGCAGTTACGAGCTCGATATTCCGGCAGGGGAATCTGACTACCTGGTCGAGCAATCTCTAAAAGTAACGGCTCCTATTCGGATAATCAGTGTGTATCCCCATGCCCACTATATCGGGAAAGACATGCAGCTATTTGCGACGTTGCCGGACGGAAGCAAGCAGTGGTTGTTGCGCATCTCCGATTGGGATTTCAACTGGCAGGGCGATTACCGCTACGAAGAACCGCTGTTTTTACCTGAGGGCTCCGTAATCCATATGGCCTACCATTTCGACAATTCTGCTGAGAATATTCGAAATCCTTTTGATCCACCCAAAAAGATTCAAGGAGGATGGCGATCGGAGGATGAAATGGCAGAAGCCATGATCCAGGTGTTGCCGGTGGATCCAGCGGATTTATCCAAGCTACAGGATGCACAAAAAGAATACGATTTTAAGTTAGCAGGAGGAGAAGCTCGTTTTCACTACTTTAGCGGAATCTACCTTGAGCAACAGAACGAATTTGAGCGCGCGATAACATCCTTTAAATCTGCTCTGACCCTCGACCCCACATTTGCCAGCGCTTATTTCCAAATTGGTGCAATTCTGGAGAAACTAGGAAATCCTGCCCAAGCGGAGGATCTCTACGAAGAGGCATTGGCCTACCAACCTGATTTAATCTCTGCCCGACTGGCCGTAGCGAAGCTGATGATGCAAAAGAACCAAATCCGACAAGCGGGATTCATTTTGGAAGACGTATATGCGAACAATCCGGAACACCTGTTAGCCTGTATTTATCTGGCACGCTATTACATGGCCAGAGGCGAAATAGATTCGGCCCTCAAAACCTTTCAAGAAGGTGATAAATACTTTAAGGACGCGCCTCAATTTCACTTGGAGTATGGACAGACATTACTGAGCAAAGACCGTCAGAAAGCCGAACAACGATTGATACAAGCAACTGACGCGATTCCGGATAAACCGGACCTGGGTTCCATCAAGCCTCTGAAGAAAATCCACTCTGAAGCATTCTACCAACTGGCGCTGCTTTATGAAGAAGATGCGAAGTGGCCGGACGTAGAAAACGCTTTGGATCAATGCCTGCAAAACGACCCTGATCATTTGGATGCTCTGCTCAAATCCGCCGCAACTGCAATTCGAAGCAACGATACTACCAAAGCCTTCAATCGCCTTTTAACTTTAGTGGACAAACCGGAGAAAGAAACGTTTTCCCGCGAAGACATTGTCGCCAACTTACCACTACCAGTGGGTGCCAAATTACTGGCGGAGGCCTATCAAAAATCAGGTCAAAAGCAGAACGCTGTGGATAGCCTTACCTTTTCGATAAAGAAACTCCAGGACGAAGGAAAGTCAGAGAGCACAATATCACTCGAAGCTTTGCGCGACAACTATCTTGAAGACATAGGAAATTAGAAACCAATGAAATTCCCCGACGCAACCATCCGGGTATCTGAAATACAAGAACAAGCTCTTTTCTCTTTTGCTCGCAAGAATCCAGCAGACATCGTTGGTATTCCATTCGCGACCAAAGTCACTCCTACAGCTACTTTCGCGTGTCAAAATGTAGGAGCCAGCTTGCTGGCGATCTCCGCGATTCCAAACTTTCCCTTCAGTCACCCTCCAAGCATCGGGGAATAACAAGTTCAATCGAACCGTGCTAGCAAACGAGACGGCGCGGAAATACTAACCGCTGAACCAGGTGCTCACAACTCCTTCAACCCTATGTGCTTAAAATTAAACACCTCTGATTCCGTTCGAGCATTTTTGAAGAGTTCCTTCATCCCCTCGATTACCTCTGGATAAAATCTCGACACATCATTGGCTTCTCCAAGATCCGAAGTGAGATCATAAAGCTGGATAGGTGCATCCGGATTTTCCAACAATTCGTAGCGAACCGCTTTCCAATTTCCTTTCCGAATTGCAACCCGTCCTCCTTTTTCGTGAAACTCCCAATAGAGATAGTCGTGCTTCTTTTGAGCCGAATCACGACCCAACAGCGTCGGTAAAAAAGATAGGCCATCCAAGCCTTTCGGCACCTTGACTCCGGCCATTTTCAGGACGGTCGGCATGACATCCCAAAACGCACTGATATGATCCGTCCTGCTTCCCGGCTTAATCTTTCCGTCCCAGACAGCCATCATAGGCACACGGATTCCACCTTCGTAAAGATCGCGTTTGTATCCGCGCAGAGGACCATTGCTG
This window harbors:
- a CDS encoding tetratricopeptide repeat protein translates to MPPWKPDPGFGPPLQGARYLSESEIELINEWARLGSPSGDLEKAPTPPLLVNEWKLGEPDLVIDLSEAYMLPAEGLDVYRNFVIPLPIEDTIYVRAFELLPETRLAIHHALLMFDPTNRSRLQDESESGPGYDGMGIGSSKPPSGHIVGWTPGQVPYQAYPGTAWELNPGTDLVLQLHMLPSGKAEQINPKIGLYLSKEPPSKPSFVFQMRSYELDIPAGESDYLVEQSLKVTAPIRIISVYPHAHYIGKDMQLFATLPDGSKQWLLRISDWDFNWQGDYRYEEPLFLPEGSVIHMAYHFDNSAENIRNPFDPPKKIQGGWRSEDEMAEAMIQVLPVDPADLSKLQDAQKEYDFKLAGGEARFHYFSGIYLEQQNEFERAITSFKSALTLDPTFASAYFQIGAILEKLGNPAQAEDLYEEALAYQPDLISARLAVAKLMMQKNQIRQAGFILEDVYANNPEHLLACIYLARYYMARGEIDSALKTFQEGDKYFKDAPQFHLEYGQTLLSKDRQKAEQRLIQATDAIPDKPDLGSIKPLKKIHSEAFYQLALLYEEDAKWPDVENALDQCLQNDPDHLDALLKSAATAIRSNDTTKAFNRLLTLVDKPEKETFSREDIVANLPLPVGAKLLAEAYQKSGQKQNAVDSLTFSIKKLQDEGKSESTISLEALRDNYLEDIGN